GGGATGGTTTTCGTTAGATTAGGTAGCATCATCGGTGTCGTCGTTTTCTGGTTGTCCATTAATTTGGTTATTATTTGCTCCATCTGCTGCTCACGCAGTCTGTTCTGTTCGAGCATTGCGCGCACCAAGTCGGCCATATCACCCTGTGCAGGCGAACTGTTTGGCATATCTCTTGTTTGTTTACCTCCACTATGATAAGGTGATAAGAGATAACGGGAATCGCAGTTACCAAGGTACACAACGATCACTATGGTTATCGTTAATCTCACAACAAATATTTGAGGTTATGTtcaaactcaaaaaaaaatgtcgcaCAAAACACGTTTTCTTacgataaagaaaataattcaaaacgaaCGAAACTCATACACACAAAAGTTAACACATTAACGAATCGTACTCACGACGGTACCGCAACCGTTTTCGGCGTTTGTTACGGACGAGGTCGCACTTTCCCCGTTAGGTAGCAATTCATCCCACTTCTGAATTGTTAAATACACTCATAAAATTTGCAACTCctagattaaaattataaaagattcACTTTATTGCAACATGACATAACTATACTATAAACACATTAAGACTCAGGTTCAGTTACTCATACACAAGGACTCAAGTGTCAGCATCAGTCACCGACCCAGTGTCATGGACACTAACTCACAGCACAAACGCACAGCACTGACTGCCTGCCCGTGGTCACCACTGATCACCTCTTTATTACTAATGCAGTGCTGACACCTTACCctgcgtatattataacattacaatagCAACATGACAACATGTATCAAGATTATGAATAAcatatataacacattataccaacttagttaatatattattataaggtgaaGTTTTATCAATAACAACGTACatgcttatttttaaatcatcacaCATTATTACAGCTCAAAAATGTATGGTGTTTTCATCAATTAatcggaaaataatattaataattacaaaaaatatttaagttcaaCATCTTTAACTATGAACCAATAGAAAGATGTTTTGCGTtagcaataatttaaatttaatcagaaAAAACAAGTACGTAAAGCAGATTTTGAAGAAATTAtcactttattttcaaatctccAATCTAGGAGAAAGTTGtaagcttataaaatatgtatctagaCCAGCGTTTCTCAAAGTGTGGGTCGCGACCCACTGGTGGGTCGTCAGTCAATTTTTGGTGGGTCGCGaacaattttttgaactttatagATTCCAATAAATGTAGCaaaccccccccccaaaaatttttttttttttttttttttttcacaggcCTTCGCGTCCCGTTTTAGGTTAGGTATCCATGGTGAAAAGCATCCCAGACAACTGGGACATGGACCAAGACTCCAACAACCTTCCACACAAAAGGAAGGGGTCAACCTCACCCACCCACGAACCGATATTGAAGAAGAAGCCAGTCAAGACAACTTTGAAGAAGTCCACCCCGAAATCCAAGGTTCCGACCAATATCGACCCAGACAGCTCTCTCGGTGCCGCCGCTAACGCCACCAAGTACGCGTGCGAACTGGTCGAAGGACTTGCCGACGAATTCCATCACGAAGATCTGATCGGGCCATGCCTCAATAAAGTCGCCAAAGCCCTCGACCAGGTTTGCCAGGCACTGTACCTCCTGTCTAGGGAACGGCAGGGTGCAACAAATAACGGCAATCAACCAAAAAAAGCGGACGCCGAGACATACACTGAAAGCGTACTACTAACTCCGCGGCCGCCCCCAACCCCGCAACACACCGGCAAAGACCTAACTAAGGCCAGGCCTAGACGACGCAAGACTGGAAAGAACAAATCGGGCATCAGGACTCCCAAGGCCAAACCTCCGGCTCAGGGGAACGAAGTCCCGCCAACCGACCAACCCGAACAGGCAGAAAAGTCACCGGCCGAACCCGAAGAAGTCCCCTTCACACTGGTCGAGAAGGCAATGAAGAAGCCACCTGCCCCGAGACCGCAGCCGCTCAGGAAAATCGTCCAGAGACCAGCCGCCCTGCTCGTAAAAGTCTCCGATGGCAAGACGTATGCCGACACCCTGCGGGCTGTCAGGGATACGGCTATCGATTTTGAGGCTATGGGCACGCACGTGACGGCCATAAGGAAGACCTTCAAAGGCGATCTTCTGGTCGAACTCACGAAAGGCGCCAAAGCCACCGCGGCCACCTCCGTCATCCGAGACAAACTCGCCGAAAGCATGGCAGGAGCCGTGGTCACCAGGCTCCGGCACACCGCTGAAATTGAAATAACCGACCTCGACGAGGTCACCACCAAAGAAGAGGTCCTCGCCGCAATCCTCAAGAGCGCGCCGGACGGCCAACCCCTCTCGGCCGATGAGGTCAAGATAACCGGCCTGTGGGCCACGCGGGACAGCCGCCAAATGGCCACCGCAACAGTGCCCATCGCCATCGGTCGGAGTCTGACATCCGTCCGCGTCGGCTGGACTCAGTGCCGGGTCCGCCCGCGCAGACCAGAGCCGGCAAAGTGTTACCGCTGCCACGGCTACGGACACGCCACGCGGCAGTGCACAGGCACCGACCTTTCGCACGCCTGCAGAAGATGTGGCGAAAACGGACACACCCAGGCCACCTGCGGAAATGGCGAAGACCACTGCGTGGCGTGCGATCGCATTAAGGCGGTCCGTGTACCGCACAAGCCCGGCTCAGGGGCTTGCGCCGCCCGAAGGAAAGCCATCTCTGAGATGAACGCCACTAACCGAAAATGAAAATTAACGTTCTACAGATAAATTTGCAACGGAGCACCACGGCCCAGAGCCTGGCTACACAAACCGCCGCAGAATCTGGTGCCCAAGTCCTGTTGATCTCTGAGCAAAATTGGAGCCCTGCTCAGGACGATCGGTGGGTGACCAGCACCGACGGCACCTGCGCTGTAGTACTAACTCCCACGGCCGACTTCGTTGCAGAGTCTTCCGGATCGGGTAGAGGATTTGCCTGGATCCAGGGGCGAGGCTGCAGGATATACAGCTGCTACAACTCCCGGAACGACACAAATGAAAACTTCGTCAATTTTCTCGACGAAATCCAACAGTCTGTGGGCGAGTGCGACGCGCGGACTCACGTTCTGATCGGCGGCGACTTCAACGCGTGGTCGCAAGAGTGGGGCTCGCTCCGCAACGACCGGAGAGGTGATCAAATCGCAGATCTCGCCGCAAGTATCAACTTCGTTACCGAAAACTCCGGCTCCACGGCCACGTACCGGCGGGTTAACGCCGAGTCCGTAATCGACGTGACTTTCTCCCGACTAGCAGCGCCAGCTACCGTACTTGGATGGAGGGTCCTGGATGAAGTTGAGTCTGCCAGCGACCATCGGTACATACGATTCACGCTCGACCTGACACCGGACGCTGATGACGACGGCGGCGATCTTCCTAGAGGCTGGTCATTCCGTCAGCTGGACCCAGTCGCTCTAGCCACTCACCTGGCTAACACGGCTCAACCCGACGTCAATGACACTACCACCGCATCTCAGGCAGCCGATCAACTGATCGAATACCTGGAGGCGGCCTGTAACTCCTGCATGCCCCCTAGGGTCCCTCGTAGAGCAGGCAGAAACGAAGCTCACTGGTGGTCAAGGGATTTGGCCGCGCTCCGACAATCCATGATCAAGCTACGAAGAGCGCTCCAACGGTCCGTTCGGAGGCACGAAAATCAAGACCTGACAGACGCCCACCGCGCGGCTTACTCGGAAAAGCGCAAAGAACTACGCAACGCCATCCGCGACGCCCAGGCCAAGAGCTGGGCCGAGCTGTGTAAAGCCGTTGACGACGACCCTTGGGGCCTACCTTACAGGGTTGTGACCAAGAAGATCGGCCGCCGCCGCCCTGGCGTCGAAGCTCGCGGCAGGGAGGACTCGATTGCCAATCACCTCTTTCCGGAACCTCCAGCAACCGAATGGTCACTCGAGCAACCTCTGATCGACGACCCCGGTGATCCGCAAGCACACCTGTTCACACTTGATGAGCTGCGAGAAGCGTGCACTCGGCTGCCGGCGGGCAAAGCCACGGGACCAGACGGGATTCCCAACGAGGTCCTCCTCCGGGTCTCCAAAACCGCCCCACAAGCTCTTCTGAACACGTACAACTGCTGCCTGCTCAGGAACGAATTTCCTGCACGCTGGAAGACCGCCAGGCTCGTCCTTTTCCATAAGGGACCTGGAAAGCCAATCCTCGAGCCATCGAGCTACAGGCCACTATGCATGCTGAACTCCGCGGCCAAGCTCCTTGAGCGACTGTTGCTGACGAAACTCAATCTGCACCTCGACTCGACCGGACAAAGGTCCGAGAACCAGTACGGGTTTCGGCAAGGACGATCCACCGACGACGCAATCGATCGCGTAATCAGCGCAGCCCGGGGAGCCGCATTGGGCGCAGTCCAACACCGCGACCTGTGCGTAGTCGTATCCCTCGACGTGCGCAATGCGTTCAACACCGCCCCGTGGCCACGGATCGACGCCGCTCTCCGCGAAAGGCTGGTCCCATCCCACCTGAACCGCATGATACGATCCTATCTGGAGAACAGGACCCTCCTCGTCGGAGAGGCACAAACAGCGAGGAGCGTCACGTGCGGGGTCCCACAGGGTTCGGTACTCGGTCCTGCCTTATGGAACGTGTTCTATGAAGAGCTACTTGACACCGACATGCAACCCGGAGTTCAACTGGTGGCATTCGCCGACGACGTGGCCGTCATCGGAACCTCTCGGACCGGAGCATCCGCATCAGAACTATTGAACCCAGCGCTGAGCACCGTCTCGAATTGGATGCGCGAAAACGATCTCATGATAGCTCTCCAAAAGTCTGAGGCCGTCGTCCTGACCAGGAAATACAAATTCGACGATCCCCAACTGTACGTGGAGGGACACGCCATACCGGTGAAGCCAGTCATTAGATATCTGGGGGTGGAGTTGGACTCCCGCCTGTCGTTCACGGCACACATAGCCACAGCGTCTAGAAAGGCCTCGGATTCGGCTAAAGCCATCGGACGTCTGATGCCCAACGTAGGGGGCCCGGCCCAGGCAAAACGGGCTCTGCTGGGGTCGGTGACCAACAGCAAGCTGCTCTACGCGTCCCCAACCTGGGCCAAAGTCGGTATCAAGACAGCCAAAAATCGGAACAAGATGGGCCAGGGCGCAGAGGACCACGGCACTCCGCACCATCAGGGGCTACCGAACGATCTCCGCCGACGCGTCCTCCGTACTGTCGTGCATGCTGCCCGCCGACCTCCTAGCTCATGAACGGGCAAGAATCAAGTCCCGGAAAGAAGACGAGGGAGAATTACTATCGACCTCCACAATCAGAAAAGATGAGAGGGCATATCCACATCGNNNNNNNNNNNNNNNNNNNNNNNNNNNNNNNNNNNNNNNNNNNNNNNNNNNNNNNNNNNNNNNNNNNNNNNNNNNNNNNNNNNNNNNNNNNNNNNNNNNNNNNNNNNNNNNNNNNNNNNNNNNNNNNNNNNNNNNNNNNNNNNNNNNNNNNNNNNNNNNNNNNNNNNNNNNNNNNNNNNNNNNNNNNNNNNNNNNNNNNNNNNNNNNNNNNNNNNNNNNNNNNNNNNNNNNNNNNNNNNNNNNNNNNNNNNNNNNNNNNNNNNNNNNNNNNNNNNNNNNNNNNNNNNNNNNNNNNNNNNNNNNNNNNNNNNNNNNNNNNNNNNNNNNNNNNNNNNNNNNNNNNNNNNNNNNNNNNNNNNNNNNNNNNNNNNNNNNNNNNNNNNNNNNNNNNNNNNNNNNNNNNNNNNNNNNNNNNNNNNNNNTTAATTTCACACAATGTGCATGGGTTATTACATTTGTGtgaagattataatttattggtccATTAGACAATGTCAGCTGTTTTCCATtgaaaattttcttaaaaaattaaaagttatgttAAGAAAGCATGAACAGCCGTTAGAACAAATTATTAAACGGTGTAAAGAAATTGAAATCAATTGTattcaaaacattaataatattattaataataacagtgaCATAATTGTAAAGAATGAACATAAAAATGGCCCTTTACCAGATTCAATCCAAGGATCTcaattcaaaacattaatactaaaacataaattaatcacTTTAAAAATAGATTCAGAATCTACTTCTTATTTTGGAACCGTAGATAACAATGTTATTAAggcaattaatattgtaaaagttttaattaatgatCAAATTATGGTAGTAGGAAAAGTATTTACTGAAAAAAAGTTGTTATACAAGACTCCAATAAAGTCTgataaatttggaatttttatagtaaaaaagctTTCTACTAATTTTCAGCTATATAGCATTGATcaaattgttgataaatatGTAGTTATTTAATCGTTTGGCAAATCTTATGATAATATAGCTATGCCTGTATTACATACTGAATAAATATCTGCAATagttatagtatacattatgttttttttcttaatgtttAAGACGTTTTAGTATTGTAGATCAGCGTTTCTCAAAGTGTGGGTCGCGACCCACTGGTGGGTCGTTAGTCAATTTTTGGTGGGTCGCGaacaattttttgaactttatagattccaataaatgtatgttgaattaatagtatacttatcttattgtagtaatataataacaacaattacgTGGGTAATAATGATTACTAATAATTcgtcatatatttattacgatGGATATTAAATTTTCGTTATCGGAAGAATTCCGCGATAAAATACGATTAAGTCGCAACTCGACAACAACGACTATCAGTCGTTAGTCACTAAGTTGTACCTGCGCTTGCtggttgttattttatttaccgtTTGTGCAAgtttataatacgtatagtactatagttataatacgGGTGTTTTGTGAGTTCGTTTTGGTGCTATTTCTGCAacaaattatcaacaaaaatttgATGATGGATAAATGGTTGATGAATAAGCGAACATTTGAAACCACTGAAGATGAACATTCAACttcgaatttaaatataaaacgaaaaaaaatgacgAGAAAGTATGATTCAGAATACCTGAAAATTGGTTTTTCTTGGAATGAAGATATTGATGATCCACGACCACAGtgtattatttgttatgaaATGCTTGCAAACGAGAGTATGCGTCCTAATAAATTACGTCGACATATTGAGACCAAGCATTTTGATCTAAAAGATCAGCCACTCTCTTATTTTGAAACAAAGCTGAAAGAACTAAAAACgtccaaaacaaaaattaagcaGTTTACCAAGGTCAATAAAAAACCTATGCACGCTTCGTACCTGATAAGTTTACGAATCGCAAAAGCTGGTAAACCGCACACAATCGGAGAGAATTTAGTGTTGCCAGCGATAAAAGATGCAGTTGGAGTAATGTTTGGTGACAAGAGTTCAAAAGACGTTGAAATAATACCACTATcaaaatattcttgaaaaatataaatattagagtctaatatttatatttttcaagaactattcatttttttatactatttacacttattttactttattttataatgtagtcacaaatattttataattattaataatttttagttagtaACCaacctaattgtttttttaacatattatttaacgtgTATAATAGCAATAGAtagtttaatttgaatataattatttttgttgttaaaaatgccCCTCCACTCACAGATTTAAATCTATAACGCAGCTAagcatctaatatattatattatataacaattgattacctacaaatttgtatttcgtaaatgtgtgtataattaactttactctattaataatttaaaaaattttttatacctatcatgataatattatttttatagttaaatctgattatgtaaattatcaataaacaaaatcattaaaatatgatgtatgtacttagttatttttttgttagtggTTTTCGGattatatgtgtatgtgtatatattttgtacatacttTCGAGTAAATAGTATATCTACACacaaatgatattttaacagtcattaaattttttaacgaggaagctagtggttttacaatggtgtttatatattttt
Above is a window of Acyrthosiphon pisum isolate AL4f unplaced genomic scaffold, pea_aphid_22Mar2018_4r6ur Scaffold_21703;HRSCAF=24640, whole genome shotgun sequence DNA encoding:
- the LOC103308785 gene encoding protein FAM200B-like, whose product is MDKWLMNKRTFETTEDEHSTSNLNIKRKKMTRKYDSEYLKIGFSWNEDIDDPRPQCIICYEMLANESMRPNKLRRHIETKHFDLKDQPLSYFETKLKELKTSKTKIKQFTKVNKKPMHASYLISLRIAKAGKPHTIGENLVLPAIKDAVGVMFGDKSSKDVEIIPLSKYS